The Desulfobacterales bacterium sequence TCGGTCGTACGAAGAATCACCGCGTCATGCCCGACAGCCCATCCCGTTTGGCTATCGATGAAAAATACGCCGGTCAACATCACCTGTGTCGGGACATTCTCTACCTGATTCCAATTTTTTCCATTATCTTCCGATACCAGAATATACCCCCGTTCCCCGACGGATACCAGCAAATCGCCCTTACGAGCAGCATCGAGCATGAGCGACTTTGTCGCAAGCGGCGACAACACGCTTTGCTTATCCAGAGATGCGTCCAGGGCAGTGGTCTCCGCGATGAGGAAACCTGGCGCGAATATTCCCCTAAATAAAAGCAACAACAGAACAACCAATCTGAATCTCGAAGGGGAAAAAAGCCCAGCGCCGAACGAAGCCGGCTTCCAGTAGCCATTATGGTTTTTTTTCATATATCACTTTCCTGCTTTACAAATGGTCCGGCCGGGTTGCCGGTGATTCTGAGGATAACTGAAAACACCTGCAACCCGTGGCCGACTCAAGTTAAAGAATATTACCGCTTGCCGCTTCGTCGCAGTGTGCCCGGATCAAAGACGCCTTCATCCAGAGCAGTGGTATAATCGGGATATCTTGTTTTTTCGTTATCGCCCCAATTGCCGACATACCGTCCCAACTGAAGATCATAATGTACTTCCCACCCCGTCCAGCTGAACGGAATATCGTAATACATGAAGTTATGATTCTCATCCACACGCCAAAGCTTATCCCGGTTATCATATAAATCACAGGCAGCAATCGCATTGCTGTCCTCGTCTACATAAAATGTGCGGCGTTTATAGAGATGTCTCGATTCTTCTTTCAGGTTTGCATCAACAACCCATACCCGGTGCAATTCATAGCGGAGATATTTGGGGTTTGGATGCAGCGGTGTGAAAAATTCCTTGTTGCTGACATTCAGACTGTTCGCCCGATAGGCATTGTACGGAATATACATTTCCCGCTTGCCCAGCAGCTTCCAATGATAGCGTTCCGGGCTGCCGGTAAACAGGTCATTCTGATCAATGGTCATCAGGCCATCAGAACCCTCATAGGGATTATCAAACCCATATTCAGGTGCTCGCCGCACGCGCCGCTGCCCCGGACTGTATAACCAGGCCTTGCGCGCTTCGGCAGCCTGGTTTAGGGTTTCGTGGACCAATAGAACTCGACCGGCCATTCGCGGCGGCGACAACGTCTCCTGTTTAAAATACCAG is a genomic window containing:
- a CDS encoding DUF1329 domain-containing protein; this encodes IKITAANMAQYADKLTESHKALLTAYDSFYMNIYPTRRTWGAPEWYYEATKKTAANAELVAGGNGIETGGPIGGIAFPLPKDGLEVIWNHIIRWKGYGHKERQASIISVSRGGELNVTKNIDRVFFKWDHPEYTEKELNNIIWYFKQETLSPPRMAGRVLLVHETLNQAAEARKAWLYSPGQRRVRRAPEYGFDNPYEGSDGLMTIDQNDLFTGSPERYHWKLLGKREMYIPYNAYRANSLNVSNKEFFTPLHPNPKYLRYELHRVWVVDANLKEESRHLYKRRTFYVDEDSNAIAACDLYDNRDKLWRVDENHNFMYYDIPFSWTGWEVHYDLQLGRYVGNWGDNEKTRYPDYTTALDEGVFDPGTLRRSGKR